In Anaerolineales bacterium, one DNA window encodes the following:
- a CDS encoding APC family permease produces MSAMPDPSAAVEIRQERKRLRRELTLLPLFGLIYFTVCGGSFGIEPLIGWSGPGLALMLIVITPLIFSIPNMLMVRELNSMMPVEGGYYHWIKQAFGAFAGFLAGWMNWVVSWVDVAIYPVLAAYYLGFFIPALRVGMTLGGVELSASFLSWVVAAILIWLVTWLQVRGARLAGLTTAWMTIVMLAPLVLLTIVGFINWIRGGVTISLPLLPEGESLIGAFSVGLFVVMWNYMGWELPTAAGDEIVNPRKTYPRAMALVLVAAILTYAAPTVAGLYGGAGADGRYQAWGIEEYEDGEGVGVVLADYGVTPEQMDLWGIDPASPVGWEFPDIGHALGEVLAGPDSPWPRVLGVTVTLAAVLSMIGLFIGNSLGGSRVPFALAEDGMMPRWLVHVHPRYGTPWVAIIFCGVIFSVFALGAFAFLVVVDVFLQTLVILAEFAALWKLRFTQPDRPRQRVPGGYIGLFLATLGPTFIILLAIYSQVAEEGLTSLWLALAAIVIGALLYVPIRRYLKPGVPDINPYESEGADAV; encoded by the coding sequence ATGAGTGCGATGCCGGACCCGTCAGCGGCGGTCGAAATCCGCCAGGAGCGCAAGCGACTGCGGCGCGAGCTAACCTTGCTGCCGCTGTTCGGCCTGATCTACTTCACGGTGTGTGGAGGCTCTTTCGGGATTGAGCCGCTGATCGGCTGGTCGGGGCCAGGGCTGGCCCTGATGCTGATCGTGATCACGCCGCTCATCTTCAGCATCCCCAACATGCTGATGGTGCGCGAGCTGAACTCGATGATGCCGGTGGAGGGCGGGTACTACCATTGGATCAAGCAGGCCTTTGGGGCCTTCGCCGGTTTTCTCGCCGGTTGGATGAACTGGGTGGTGTCGTGGGTGGACGTCGCCATCTATCCCGTCCTGGCGGCGTACTACCTGGGTTTCTTCATCCCGGCGCTGCGTGTGGGTATGACCCTTGGCGGGGTCGAGCTGTCGGCCTCGTTTCTGTCCTGGGTGGTGGCCGCCATCCTGATCTGGTTGGTCACCTGGCTGCAGGTGCGCGGCGCCCGGCTGGCCGGGCTGACCACGGCCTGGATGACGATTGTGATGCTGGCGCCGCTGGTGCTGCTGACGATCGTCGGCTTCATCAACTGGATCCGCGGCGGGGTGACGATCTCGCTGCCGCTGCTGCCGGAGGGCGAGTCGCTGATCGGGGCCTTCAGCGTCGGCTTGTTTGTGGTGATGTGGAACTACATGGGTTGGGAGCTGCCGACGGCGGCCGGGGATGAGATCGTCAATCCCCGCAAGACGTACCCGCGGGCAATGGCGCTGGTGCTGGTGGCCGCCATCCTGACGTATGCCGCTCCCACAGTGGCCGGGCTGTACGGCGGCGCCGGAGCGGACGGGCGCTATCAAGCTTGGGGAATCGAGGAGTACGAGGACGGCGAAGGCGTCGGAGTTGTGCTCGCAGACTACGGGGTGACGCCGGAGCAGATGGATCTCTGGGGTATCGATCCGGCCAGCCCGGTCGGCTGGGAGTTTCCGGACATCGGGCATGCGCTGGGGGAGGTTCTGGCCGGCCCGGACAGCCCCTGGCCGCGCGTGCTGGGCGTCACGGTCACCCTGGCCGCCGTGCTTAGCATGATCGGGCTGTTCATCGGCAACAGCCTGGGGGGCTCGCGAGTGCCCTTCGCCCTGGCCGAGGACGGCATGATGCCGCGCTGGCTGGTCCACGTCCACCCGCGCTACGGCACGCCCTGGGTGGCGATCATCTTCTGCGGGGTGATCTTCAGCGTTTTCGCCCTTGGTGCCTTCGCCTTTCTGGTGGTGGTGGATGTGTTCCTGCAGACGCTGGTCATCCTGGCGGAGTTCGCTGCGCTGTGGAAGCTGCGCTTCACCCAACCCGATAGGCCGCGCCAGCGGGTTCCGGGAGGGTACATCGGCCTGTTCCTGGCAACGCTCGGCCCGACGTTCATCATCCTGCTGGCGATCTATTCCCAGGTGGCTGAGGAAGGGCTGACCTCGCTGTGGCTGGCGCTAGCGGCGATCGTCATCGGGGCGCTGCTCTACGTCCCGATCCGCCGTTACCTCAAGCCCGGAGTGCCGGATATCAACCCCTACGAGTCGGAAGGCGCGGATGCCGTTTGA
- a CDS encoding saccharopine dehydrogenase NADP-binding domain-containing protein has protein sequence MRVLLVGVGGVGESIAVIAQDMPWVDKIVLCDINIKRCQEVKAKLRQPKKFPVERIDAGNRSQIVELAKKHKVDLIMNAVEPLFNEQIFDAAFRYGCSYMDMAMTLSTPHPERPFEKPGVKLGDYQFERAEKWEKKGLLALLGMGVEPGMADVFARFAEKHLFDEIDEVNVRDGANLEVRGYEFAPNFSIWTTIEECLNPPVIWEKDRGWFTTEPFSEPEVFEFPEGIGPQDCVNVEHEEVLLVPRWVKCKRVTFKYGLGEDFIRVLKTIKMLNLDNKRPIKVGQVQVAPRDVVAACLPDPAHLGDRMFGKTCAGTWVKGKKDGKPRQVYLYQVADNETCMRKYGVQAVVWQTAVNPVIAWELLQSGVWTGKGVLGPEAFDPDPFLERMPVYDFPFGIREM, from the coding sequence ATGAGAGTCCTGCTGGTCGGTGTGGGGGGCGTCGGCGAGTCAATCGCCGTGATCGCCCAGGACATGCCTTGGGTCGACAAGATCGTGCTGTGCGACATCAATATCAAACGTTGTCAGGAGGTCAAGGCGAAACTACGCCAGCCAAAGAAGTTCCCGGTAGAGCGGATCGACGCCGGCAACCGCAGCCAGATCGTCGAGCTGGCGAAGAAGCACAAGGTCGACCTGATCATGAACGCCGTCGAGCCGCTGTTCAATGAACAGATCTTCGACGCCGCCTTTCGCTACGGCTGCAGCTACATGGATATGGCCATGACGCTCTCGACGCCGCATCCGGAGCGGCCGTTCGAGAAACCGGGGGTGAAGCTGGGGGACTACCAGTTTGAGCGGGCCGAGAAGTGGGAGAAGAAGGGCCTGCTGGCGCTGCTGGGCATGGGGGTCGAACCCGGCATGGCCGACGTCTTCGCCCGCTTCGCCGAGAAACACCTGTTCGACGAGATTGACGAGGTCAACGTCCGGGACGGCGCCAACCTCGAAGTGCGAGGCTACGAGTTCGCTCCCAACTTCTCGATCTGGACGACGATCGAGGAATGCCTGAACCCGCCGGTGATTTGGGAGAAGGATCGGGGCTGGTTCACCACCGAGCCGTTCTCCGAGCCGGAGGTCTTCGAGTTCCCCGAGGGAATCGGGCCCCAGGATTGCGTCAATGTCGAGCACGAAGAAGTCCTGCTCGTGCCGCGCTGGGTCAAGTGCAAGCGGGTCACTTTCAAGTACGGGCTGGGTGAGGACTTCATCCGGGTTTTGAAGACGATCAAGATGCTCAACCTGGATAACAAGCGCCCGATCAAAGTCGGGCAGGTCCAGGTCGCACCCCGAGATGTGGTCGCCGCCTGCCTGCCCGATCCGGCGCATCTAGGGGACAGGATGTTCGGCAAGACCTGCGCCGGGACCTGGGTCAAGGGCAAGAAGGACGGCAAGCCGCGCCAAGTGTACCTCTATCAGGTGGCCGACAACGAGACCTGCATGAGGAAGTACGGGGTGCAGGCGGTGGTCTGGCAGACGGCGGTCAATCCGGTGATCGCCTGGGAGCTTCTGCAGAGCGGCGTATGGACAGGGAAGGGCGTGTTGGGTCCCGAGGCATTCGACCCGGATCCGTTCCTGGAGCGCATGCCGGTGTACGACTTCCCGTTCGGCATCCGAGAGATGTAG
- a CDS encoding Lrp/AsnC family transcriptional regulator, which produces MPTSLDALDVQLIDQLMQDGRMSSAALARALGVSERTARYRLQRLLDHGLIRIVAMPIPSRLGYTIVADVFIQVEPGSIQQLAQQLATFECVTYVGCSMGESDVSVQVVGRDNQEVYAFVTDVIGRLPAVRKTTTVVVPLVLKDVYQWRVPQGSCSGDSARPRLHAGEPATESEPGR; this is translated from the coding sequence ATGCCGACTTCCCTGGACGCGCTCGACGTCCAACTGATTGATCAGTTGATGCAAGATGGGCGGATGTCCTCGGCCGCGCTGGCGCGGGCGCTGGGCGTCTCGGAGCGCACGGCCCGCTATCGCCTGCAACGGTTGCTCGATCACGGGCTGATCCGGATTGTGGCCATGCCCATCCCATCCCGGCTGGGCTACACCATAGTGGCGGACGTCTTCATCCAAGTGGAGCCAGGGAGCATCCAGCAACTTGCCCAGCAGCTGGCGACCTTCGAGTGCGTGACCTACGTCGGGTGCTCGATGGGGGAAAGCGACGTCAGCGTGCAGGTGGTCGGGCGCGACAACCAGGAGGTGTATGCCTTCGTGACCGATGTCATCGGTCGGTTGCCGGCTGTACGCAAGACCACGACGGTGGTGGTTCCGCTTGTCCTGAAGGATGTCTACCAATGGCGAGTCCCGCAGGGCTCCTGCTCGGGTGACTCAGCCCGGCCGCGCCTCCACGCCGGCGAGCCTGCGACCGAATCCGAGCCTGGGCGTTAG